A region of Nostoc sp. 'Peltigera membranacea cyanobiont' N6 DNA encodes the following proteins:
- a CDS encoding ABC transporter permease: MSSKGITLKPELVIEAGRSEEQYWKDLWRYRELFYFLAWRDILVRYKQTMIGMLWALIRPFLTMIVFSVIFGNLAKLPSEGTAPYPILVFAALLPWQFFSSALSECSNSLISNANLISKVYFPRLIVPASSVIVSFVDFLVSAIILLGLMAWYNFVPNWQILLLPLFIGIAFAASLGVGLWLAALNVEYRDFRYIVPFIVQFGLYVSPVGFSSSIVPEQWRLLYYLNPMVGVIDGFRWAILGGDSKLYWTGFTLSLGLVALLLVSGIWYFRKMERTFADVI, translated from the coding sequence ATGAGTAGTAAAGGAATTACCTTAAAGCCAGAGTTAGTAATTGAAGCTGGACGTAGTGAAGAGCAGTATTGGAAAGACCTGTGGCGCTATCGAGAGCTATTTTATTTTCTGGCTTGGCGTGACATTCTAGTTCGCTACAAACAAACAATGATTGGTATGCTCTGGGCACTAATTCGACCATTTTTGACGATGATCGTCTTCAGCGTCATCTTCGGAAACTTGGCGAAATTACCTTCGGAGGGAACAGCACCCTATCCAATACTGGTATTTGCTGCCTTGCTACCCTGGCAGTTTTTTTCCAGTGCCCTCAGTGAGTGTAGCAACAGCCTAATTAGTAATGCCAACTTGATTTCTAAAGTCTATTTTCCGCGCTTAATTGTGCCTGCTAGTTCAGTAATTGTGAGCTTTGTAGACTTTCTAGTTTCTGCGATAATTCTTTTAGGACTGATGGCTTGGTATAATTTTGTTCCCAATTGGCAAATATTATTATTGCCGTTATTTATTGGTATTGCCTTTGCTGCTTCGCTAGGAGTAGGGCTGTGGTTGGCAGCTTTGAATGTGGAATATCGAGATTTTCGTTACATTGTGCCGTTTATTGTGCAGTTTGGCCTATATGTCTCACCCGTCGGTTTTAGTAGCAGCATTGTGCCAGAACAATGGCGTTTGCTTTACTATTTGAACCCAATGGTCGGCGTGATTGATGGCTTTCGCTGGGCAATTTTAGGGGGAGATTCCAAACTTTACTGGACTGGATTCACACTATCTCTAGGACTAGTTGCTCTATTACTAGTAAGTGGCATTTGGTACTTCCGCAAAATGGAACGGACATTTGCTGACGTAATTTAG